From a single Phragmites australis chromosome 7, lpPhrAust1.1, whole genome shotgun sequence genomic region:
- the LOC133925556 gene encoding uncharacterized protein LOC133925556 has product MGTSTEMLDVIVNFKAEAKEFHGTTVTHSNLRCFLDTVTPIVKAHSMVPFLPLQNGYVEKIADGVKCFYLGELWNRFYEWSACGVGTSVRLPSGETIVQYFVPYLSAIQLYTNRADFFPSQRRFDEDNQHNVMDCLSKYGCETPLHKSKIGDERPISICKGELFFKYFELDSPYERMPFADKVYELCYKFPALASLSSVELSPSSWMSVFWYPISHTPAKNPKDLNTCFLTYHSLSTSKEYVALNDGHAFDHVALAPFGLVTLKLDEKVWASPDTSDQEHIASLFSSAQSWIKKHQIYHHDFNYFSCSNTFA; this is encoded by the exons ATGGGGACAAGTACAGAGATGCTGGATGTTATTGTTAATTTTAAGGCTGAAGCTAAAGAATTTCATGGGACAACTGTGACTCACTCCAATCTGAGGTGTTTTCTTGATACTGTTACACCGATTGTAAAGGCACACAGTATGGTACCATTTCTTCCATTG CAAAATGGCTATGTTGAAAAGATTGCAGATGGAGTCAAATGTTTTTACCTTGGAGAGCTTTGGAATAGGTTCTATGAGTGGAGCGCTTGTGGTGTTGGTACTTCGGTGCGCCTCCCTTCGGGTGAGACAATAGTCCAATACTTTGTGCCATATCTTTCAGCCATTCAATTGTACACCAACAGAGCAGATTTTTTTCCTTCACAAAG AAGGTTTGATGAGGACAACCAGCACAATGTGATGGATTGTTTGAGTAAGTATGGATGTGAAACACCTTTACACAAGTCCAAGATTGGAGATGAAAGACCAATCTCAATATGCAAGGGGGAGTTgttctttaagtattttgaaCTTGACTCCCCTTACGAAAGGATGCCTTTCGCAGACAAG GTGTATGAGCTATGCTATAAATTTCCTGCCTTAGCATCTCTAAGCAGTGTAGAGCTCTCACCATCAAGTTGGATGTCAGTATTTTG GTATCCAATAAGTCATACCCCTGCGAAGAATCCGAAAGATCTGAATACTTGCTTTTTGACTTACCATAGCCTCTCCACATCTAAAG AGTATGTGGCTCTAAATGACGGGCATGCCTTCGACCATGTGGCGCTCGCCCCATTCGGCCTCGTGACGCTCAAGCTGGATGAGAAAGTATGGGCTAGTCCAGACACTAGTGACCAAGAGCATATTGCCTCTCTCTTCAGTTCAGCTCAATCATGGATAAAGAAGCACCAAATCTATCACCACGACTTCAACTACTTCTCTTGCAGCAACACCTTTGCCTGA
- the LOC133924625 gene encoding uncharacterized protein LOC133924625 isoform X1, with translation MASSAAVVAAPALLQPNLRGPAVLSGRSSPHAVAGRTTRRRKGVAGVVRACFNPLGDERILLEAIKEPVAFMGGVFAGLLRLDLNEDPLKEWITQTVEASGIAEENCTEESSVGSQNDAPQQIEIEANQAVGRCFPTNPLMDTDLGGMACRISFA, from the exons ATGGCGAGttctgctgctgttgttgcAGCTCCTGCTCTCCTCCAACCTAACCTGCGAGGTCCCGCTGTG CTGTCGGGGAGGTCGTCTCCCCATGCGGTTGCTGGGCGGACTACGAGGAGAAGGAAGGGAGTGGCGGGGGTCGTGCGAGCTTGCTTCAATCCTCTCGGGGACGAGCGCATCCTCCTAGAAGCCATCAAG GAGCCAGTGGCGTTCATGGGTGGTGTGTTTGCTGGTCTCCTGAGGCTTGACCTGAATGAGGATCCTCTCAAGGAATGGATCACTCAAACAGTAGAGGCTTCTGGAATAGCTGAGGAAAACTGCACTGAAGAATCTAGTGTGGGAAGTCAAAATGATGCACCTCAACAAATTGAGATTGA GGCTAATCAGGCTGTTGGGCGGTGCTTTCCAACTAATCCACTGATGGACACGGATCTAGGAGGTATGGCTTGCAGAATATCCTTCGCCTGA
- the LOC133924625 gene encoding UPF0426 protein At1g28150, chloroplastic-like isoform X2 codes for MASSAAVVAAPALLQPNLRGPAVLSGRSSPHAVAGRTTRRRKGVAGVVRACFNPLGDERILLEAIKEPVAFMGGVFAGLLRLDLNEDPLKEWITQTVEASGIAEENCTEESSVGSQNDAPQQIEIE; via the exons ATGGCGAGttctgctgctgttgttgcAGCTCCTGCTCTCCTCCAACCTAACCTGCGAGGTCCCGCTGTG CTGTCGGGGAGGTCGTCTCCCCATGCGGTTGCTGGGCGGACTACGAGGAGAAGGAAGGGAGTGGCGGGGGTCGTGCGAGCTTGCTTCAATCCTCTCGGGGACGAGCGCATCCTCCTAGAAGCCATCAAG GAGCCAGTGGCGTTCATGGGTGGTGTGTTTGCTGGTCTCCTGAGGCTTGACCTGAATGAGGATCCTCTCAAGGAATGGATCACTCAAACAGTAGAGGCTTCTGGAATAGCTGAGGAAAACTGCACTGAAGAATCTAGTGTGGGAAGTCAAAATGATGCACCTCAACAAATTGAGATTGAGTGA
- the LOC133923585 gene encoding uncharacterized protein LOC133923585, with protein sequence MTASMKSSCFVIVLLLAIATASSLSLAAARETSSIPAIVGRELRGLVARAGGMLSSAGWRTAKSTDDVAEVKNLRAAAARRRPRKTASVSCVTAAMCRKKRVICGKRCYGASRASLNHVPSRCVVKCKKCVPTC encoded by the coding sequence ATGACAGCGAGCATGAAGAGCTCTTGCTTCGTGATAGTGCTCCTTCTGGCCATTGCCACGGCCAGCAGCCTCtcgctcgccgccgcccgcgaGACCAGCAGCATTCCCGCCATCGTGGGCCGCGAGCTGAGGGGGTTGGTCGCCAGGGCCGGCGGCATGCTCAGCTCGGCCGGCTGGCGCACCGCGAAGTCCACCGACGACGTCGCTGAGGTGAAGAACCTGAGggccgcggcggcgcggaggcggcCCAGGAAGACCGCCAGCGTGAGCTGCGTCACCGCCGCGATGTGCCGGAAGAAGCGCGTGATCTGCGGCAAGAGGTGCTACGGCGCCTCGCGCGCCAGCCTCAACCACGTCCCCTCCCGGTGCGTTGTCAAGTGCAAGAAGTGCGTGCCCACCTGCTAG
- the LOC133924626 gene encoding ABC transporter G family member 11-like isoform X1: MPVMRSGEGDTTRRSAAAGQAMVELQANASAAGGAMVVGLSPLSETLWRDSKALTGAGAAALIGDVSARLTWKDLTVTVALGPGKTQTVLDELTGYAEPGSLTALMGPSGSGKSTLLDALAGRLAANAFLSGNVLLNGRKTKLSFGAAAYVTQDDNLIGTLTVRETIGYSALLRLPDKMPREDKRALVEGTIVEMGLQDCADTVIGNWHLRGVSGGEKRRVSIALELLMRPRLLFLDEPTSGLDSSSAFFVTQTLRGLTRDGRTVIASIHQPSSEVFELFDMLFLLSGGKTVYFGQASEACEFFAQAGFPCPPLRNPSDHFLRCVNSDFDKVKATLKGSMKARVERSDDPLDRMTTSEAIRKLVASYSRSQYYYAAREKVNDISRIKGTVLDSGGSQASFLMQACTLTKRSFINMSRDFGYYWLRLLIYLLVTVCIGTIYLDIGTKYSSILARGACAAFVFGFVTFMSIGGFPSFVEEMKVFQRERLNGHYGVAAFVISNTISAAPFLILICFLSGTICYFMVRLHPGFTHYIFFILNLYASVTVVESLMMAIASVIPNFLMGIIIGAGIQGIFMLVSGYFRLPHDIPKPFWRYPMQYISFHYWALQGQCQNDLKGLVFDNQYPDQPKIPGDFILKYIFQIRVDRSKWIDLSVIFSMIFIYRILFFLMIKINEDVMPRIRGHIARKRIHKKDPCSTFGKTPSLRGYVVDPELGPNES, from the exons ATGCCAGTCATGAGATCGGGAGAGGGCGACACGACAAGGAGGTCCGCGGCGGCCGGGCAGGCTATGGTGGAGCTGCAGGCCAACGCGTCGGCAGCCGGCGGCGCCATGGTGGTGGGGCTGAGCCCGCTCAGCGAGACGCTGTGGCGGGACAGCAAGGCGCTGACCGGGGCGGGCGCCGCCGCGCTCATCGGCGACGTGTCGGCCAGGCTGACGTGGAAGGACCTCACGGTCACCGTCGCGCTGGGCCCCGGCAAGACGCAGACCGTGCTCGACGAGCTCACCGGGTACGCGGAGCCCGGCTCGCTCACCGCGCTCATGGGCCCCTCCGGCTCCGGCAAGTCCACCCTCCTCGAcgccctcgccggccgcctcgccgCCAACGCCTTCCTCTCCGGCAACGTGCTCCTCAACGGCCGCAAGACCAAGCTATCATTCGGCGCCGCG GCGTACGTGACGCAGGATGACAACCTGATCGGGACGCTGACGGTGCGCGAGACCATCGGCTACTCCGCGCTGCTGCGGCTGCCGGACAAGATGCCGCGGGAGGACAAGCGCGCGCTGGTGGAGGGCACCATCGTCGAGATGGGCCTCCAGGACTGCGCCGACACCGTCATCGGCAACTGGCACCTCCGCGGCGTCAGCGGCGGCGAGAAGCGCCGCGTCAGCATCGCCCTCGAGCTCCTCATGCGGCcccgcctcctcttcctcgacGAGCCCACCAGCGGCCTCGACAG CTCGTCGGCGTTCTTCGTGACCCAGACGCTGCGGGGCCTGACCAGGGACGGGAGGACAGTGATCGCCTCCATCCACCAGCCCAGCAGCGAGGTGTTCGAGCTGTTCGACATGCTCTTCCTGCTGTCCGGGGGCAAAACCGTCTACTTCGGCCAAGCATCGGAAGCATGCGAG TTCTTTGCTCAAGCTGGTTTCCCCTGCCCGCCTCTGAGGAATCCGTCGGACCATTTCCTGAGGTGCGTCAACTCGGACTTCGATAAGGTGAAGGCCACCCTGAAAGGATCGATGAAAGCAAGG GTTGAGAGGTCTGACGATCCTCTGGATAGGATGACCACATCAGAAGCCATCAGGAAGTTGGTTGCATCCTACAGCAGGTCCCAATATTACTACGCCGCTAGGGAGAAAGTTAATGATATCTCGCGAATA AAAGGAACGGTGCTGGATTCAGGTGGTAGCCAGGCCAGCTTCCTGATGCAGGCCTGCACCCTGACCAAGCGCTCATTCATCAACATGTCACGGGACTTCGGGTATTACTGGCTGAGGCTTCTGATTTACCTCCTCGTGACCGTCTGCATTGGCACAATCTACCTGGACATTGGCACAAAATACTCATCCATCCTG GCCAGGGGTGCATGTGCTGCGTTCGTCTTTGGATTTGTCACATTCATGTCCATTGGAGGATTCCCTTCGTTTGTTGAGGAAATGAAG GTTTTCCAGCGGGAACGTTTGAATGGGCATTATGGTGTTGCGGCATTTGTCATCAGCAACACCATATCAGCAGCACCATTCCTGATTCTGATATGCTTCTTGTCGGGAACCATATGCTACTTTATGGTGCGCCTCCACCCTGGTTTCACACACTAtatcttcttcatcttgaaCCTGTATGCCAGTGTCACCGTGGTCGAGAGCTTAATGATGGCAATTGCCAGTGTCATTCCCAATTTTCTCATGGGGATCATCATAGGGGCCGGAATTCAG GGAATATTTATGCTTGTATCTGGATACTTCAGACTTCCACACGACATACCAAAGCCTTTTTGGAGATACCCCATGCAGTACATCAGCTTCCATTACTGGGCACTGCAG GGACAATGCCAGAATGACCTGAAGGGTCTTGTATTCGATAACCAGTACCCAGACCAACCCAAGATCCCTGGGGACTTCATACTGAAGTACATCTTCCAGATCAGAGTGGACCGATCTAAGTGGATCGATCTATCGGTCATTTTCAGCATGATCTTCATCTACCGCATCCTGTTTTTCCTCATGATCAAGATAAATGAGGACGTGATGCCACGGATCCGGGGGCACATTGCGAGGAAAAGGATTCATAAGAAAGATCCTTGTTCTACCTTTGGCAAGACGCCTTCCCTAAGGGGCTATGTTGTGGATCCAGAGCTTGGTCCCAACGAAAGCTAG
- the LOC133924626 gene encoding ABC transporter G family member 11-like isoform X2 produces MFLLRVYDDTNHSAVAFGPVSLPVLGDAFLWMQKQLAYVTQDDNLIGTLTVRETIGYSALLRLPDKMPREDKRALVEGTIVEMGLQDCADTVIGNWHLRGVSGGEKRRVSIALELLMRPRLLFLDEPTSGLDSSSAFFVTQTLRGLTRDGRTVIASIHQPSSEVFELFDMLFLLSGGKTVYFGQASEACEFFAQAGFPCPPLRNPSDHFLRCVNSDFDKVKATLKGSMKARVERSDDPLDRMTTSEAIRKLVASYSRSQYYYAAREKVNDISRIKGTVLDSGGSQASFLMQACTLTKRSFINMSRDFGYYWLRLLIYLLVTVCIGTIYLDIGTKYSSILARGACAAFVFGFVTFMSIGGFPSFVEEMKVFQRERLNGHYGVAAFVISNTISAAPFLILICFLSGTICYFMVRLHPGFTHYIFFILNLYASVTVVESLMMAIASVIPNFLMGIIIGAGIQGIFMLVSGYFRLPHDIPKPFWRYPMQYISFHYWALQGQCQNDLKGLVFDNQYPDQPKIPGDFILKYIFQIRVDRSKWIDLSVIFSMIFIYRILFFLMIKINEDVMPRIRGHIARKRIHKKDPCSTFGKTPSLRGYVVDPELGPNES; encoded by the exons ATGTTCCTGCTGCGAGTTTATGATGACACGAACCACTCTGCCGTGGCGTTTGGGCCTGTCTCGCTACCAGTTTTAGGGGACGCGTTTTTGTGGATGCAGAAGCAGCTG GCGTACGTGACGCAGGATGACAACCTGATCGGGACGCTGACGGTGCGCGAGACCATCGGCTACTCCGCGCTGCTGCGGCTGCCGGACAAGATGCCGCGGGAGGACAAGCGCGCGCTGGTGGAGGGCACCATCGTCGAGATGGGCCTCCAGGACTGCGCCGACACCGTCATCGGCAACTGGCACCTCCGCGGCGTCAGCGGCGGCGAGAAGCGCCGCGTCAGCATCGCCCTCGAGCTCCTCATGCGGCcccgcctcctcttcctcgacGAGCCCACCAGCGGCCTCGACAG CTCGTCGGCGTTCTTCGTGACCCAGACGCTGCGGGGCCTGACCAGGGACGGGAGGACAGTGATCGCCTCCATCCACCAGCCCAGCAGCGAGGTGTTCGAGCTGTTCGACATGCTCTTCCTGCTGTCCGGGGGCAAAACCGTCTACTTCGGCCAAGCATCGGAAGCATGCGAG TTCTTTGCTCAAGCTGGTTTCCCCTGCCCGCCTCTGAGGAATCCGTCGGACCATTTCCTGAGGTGCGTCAACTCGGACTTCGATAAGGTGAAGGCCACCCTGAAAGGATCGATGAAAGCAAGG GTTGAGAGGTCTGACGATCCTCTGGATAGGATGACCACATCAGAAGCCATCAGGAAGTTGGTTGCATCCTACAGCAGGTCCCAATATTACTACGCCGCTAGGGAGAAAGTTAATGATATCTCGCGAATA AAAGGAACGGTGCTGGATTCAGGTGGTAGCCAGGCCAGCTTCCTGATGCAGGCCTGCACCCTGACCAAGCGCTCATTCATCAACATGTCACGGGACTTCGGGTATTACTGGCTGAGGCTTCTGATTTACCTCCTCGTGACCGTCTGCATTGGCACAATCTACCTGGACATTGGCACAAAATACTCATCCATCCTG GCCAGGGGTGCATGTGCTGCGTTCGTCTTTGGATTTGTCACATTCATGTCCATTGGAGGATTCCCTTCGTTTGTTGAGGAAATGAAG GTTTTCCAGCGGGAACGTTTGAATGGGCATTATGGTGTTGCGGCATTTGTCATCAGCAACACCATATCAGCAGCACCATTCCTGATTCTGATATGCTTCTTGTCGGGAACCATATGCTACTTTATGGTGCGCCTCCACCCTGGTTTCACACACTAtatcttcttcatcttgaaCCTGTATGCCAGTGTCACCGTGGTCGAGAGCTTAATGATGGCAATTGCCAGTGTCATTCCCAATTTTCTCATGGGGATCATCATAGGGGCCGGAATTCAG GGAATATTTATGCTTGTATCTGGATACTTCAGACTTCCACACGACATACCAAAGCCTTTTTGGAGATACCCCATGCAGTACATCAGCTTCCATTACTGGGCACTGCAG GGACAATGCCAGAATGACCTGAAGGGTCTTGTATTCGATAACCAGTACCCAGACCAACCCAAGATCCCTGGGGACTTCATACTGAAGTACATCTTCCAGATCAGAGTGGACCGATCTAAGTGGATCGATCTATCGGTCATTTTCAGCATGATCTTCATCTACCGCATCCTGTTTTTCCTCATGATCAAGATAAATGAGGACGTGATGCCACGGATCCGGGGGCACATTGCGAGGAAAAGGATTCATAAGAAAGATCCTTGTTCTACCTTTGGCAAGACGCCTTCCCTAAGGGGCTATGTTGTGGATCCAGAGCTTGGTCCCAACGAAAGCTAG